One window of Trichoderma breve strain T069 chromosome 3, whole genome shotgun sequence genomic DNA carries:
- a CDS encoding cofilin/tropomyosin-type actin-binding protein domain-containing protein, with product MSGLDAPDIVAAYDDVRNDKKDTNWMLLSYAAAVGNKLTLTASGTGGLQELVAALDDEQVQYGYVRIEYANDKESTRVKFVLAVWIGKNTRVMRKARVSVESGDVKKALAHHHLAITAEERSELKEDDLVKLLRKSGGADYNGGRG from the coding sequence ATGTCTGGCCTCGACGCCCCCGATATCGTGGCTGCGTACGACGACGTCCGCAACGACAAAAAGGACACCAACTGGATGCTCCTGTCGTACGCGGCGGCCGTGGGCAACAAGCTGACGCTGACCGCCTCGGGCACGGGCGGGCTTCAGGAGCTCGTGGCGGCGCTGGACGACGAGCAGGTGCAGTACGGCTACGTGCGGATCGAGTACGCCAACGACAAGGAGAGCACGCGCGTCAAGTTTGTGCTGGCGGTGTGGATCGGCAAGAACACGCGGGTGATGCGAAAAGCGCGGGTCAGCGTGGAGAGCGGCGACGTCAAGAAGGCGCTGGCGCACCACCACCTGGCCATTACGGCGGAGGAGCGGTcggagctcaaggaggacgACCTTGTGAAGCTGTTGCGGAAGTCTGGAGGCGCTGATTACAACGGTGGACGGGGTTGA
- a CDS encoding NUDIX domain-containing protein yields MPATKRSRPPARASSAANKRSSSRSVSRAAKRQDATPSSSDSDFEAEVEDEVDMEDIPPENDAKRRKVAAPALRSVKFDGILSKRLFAQEAREAAKEETCFPPSRRHSVLYHRPLLLDEQVGSQGRKALLSWFDSVSQSRSMPWRKAWVDPKTISDPAELRKTLEKRAYEVWISEIMLQQTRVAVVIDYWSRWMDKWPTIHDLAAAKSEDVLAAWSGLGYYSRATRIHEAAKLAVSDSDMKGLLPSSAKELEAKMPGVGRYTAGAISCIVFGRAEPMVDGNVLRVLSRQLGIHGNIKTGKAVIDSIWAAADAIVKATAEPGRWGQALMELGSTICTPNPNCSQCPITSTCRVYQEGKLKANKSKEKSPRVVDIEDLCILCEEFDEAEGDSDENSTQDKKVSNAKKMEAKKSKQPTLAAFAFTRKPVSNSSSPSPSPSSTTSATSKATMDTITSYARRFPVKAVKKAVREEETLVCAIRRSDGHYLIHRRPLKGLLAGLWEFPSKLLEPSTKSDKKKRERLAHEYVSDLLNGDKGRGKTKISCEGELGNVPWLFSHIKLTMHVYLFEVGDDAAVVEDEDQPRRWVAGGDVDAENMGTGMKKCWEMVKGALEEP; encoded by the exons ATGCCTGCAACAAAACGCTCAAGACCGCCCGCGagagcatcttcagcagcaaACAAAAGAAGTTCATCTCGCTCCGTCTCTCGAGCAGCAAAGCGTCAAGATGCCACGCCGTCAAGCAGCGATTCTGACTTTGAGGccgaagttgaagatgaagttgacaTGGAAGACATCCCACCAGAGAACGACGccaaaagacgaaaagtAGCAGCTCCTGCATTGCGTTCAGTCAAATTCGACGGCATCCTCAGCAAGAGACTCTTTGCACAAGAGGCCAGAGAAGCGGCAAAGGAAGAGACATGCTTCCCACCTTCACGCCGGCATTCCGTCTTATACCACAGGCCCCTCCTCTTGGATGAGCAAGTTGGATCTCAAGGTCGCAAGGCTTTGCTCTCGTGGTTTGACTCAGTCAGTCAATCACGGTCCATGCCGTGGCGGAAAGCCTGGGTCGACCCAAAGACGATATCGGATCCAGCAGAGCTTCGAAAGACGCTCGAGAAGCGCGCATACGAGGTATGGATCAGCGAAATCATGCTGCAACAGACTCGAGTGGCCGTCGTGATTGACTACTGGAGCCGCTGGATGGACAAATGGCCAACAATCCATGACCTGGCGGCAGCAAAGTCAGAAGATGTGCTTGCTGCGTGGAGCGGACTCGGGTATTACAGCCGTGCGACGAGAATCCATGAAGCAGCAAAGCTGGCAGTTAGCGACTCAGACATGAAGGGCCTATTACCATCTTCGGCAAAGGAGCTTGAGGCAAAGATGCCCGGCGTTGGGAGATATACCGCTGGCGCCATTTCATGCATCGTCTTCGGCCGCGCAGAGCCAATGGTCGACGGCAACGTGCTGCGAGTACTGAGCAGGCAGCTGGGGATACACGGCAACATCAAGACGGGCAAGGCTGTCATCGACTCCATCTGGGCCGCGGCAGATGCAATTGTCAAAGCCACGGCCGA ACCGGGACGATGGGGTCAGGCGCTGATGGAGCTGGGCAGTACAATCTGTACACCAAACCCAAACTGCTCTCAGTGTCCCATTACATCGACATGTCGCGTTTATCAAGAAGGCAAACTGAAAGCGAACAAGTCAAAGGAAAAGTCTCCGAGGGTAGTCGACATTGAAGACTTGTGCATCTTATGCGAAGAATTTGACGAAGCCGAAGGCGACAGCGACGAAAACTCGACCCAGGACAAGAAAGTTAGcaatgcaaagaagatggaagcaaagaaaagcaagcaGCCCACGCTGGCAGCATTTGCGTTTACGCGAAAACCCGTTAGCAACTCATCATCCCCTTCACCCTCTccgtcatcaacaacctcagCCACTTCCAAGGCAACAATGGACACAATCACTAGCTACGCTCGCAGATTCCCCGTCAAGGCCGTCAAAAAGGCTGTCCGCGAAGAAGAAACGCTTGTGTGCGCCATCCGCCGGAGCGACGGCCACTATCTCATCCACCGCCGTCCTCTCAAGGGTCTACTCGCCGGACTATGGGAGTTTCCCAGCAAATTGCTCGAGCCGTCGACAAAGTCggataagaagaagcgcGAGCGGCTGGCCCATGAATACGTGTCGGACTTACTGAATGGCGACAAGGGCCGTGGAAAGACAAAGATATCGTGTGAGGGCGAGTTAGGGAACGTGCCGTGGCTTTTCTCGCACATCAAGCTGACGATGCATGTCTACTTGTTTGAGgtgggagatgatgctgcggTGGTAGAGGATGAAGACCAGCCGAGACGGTGGGTGGCTGGAGGGGATGTTGACGCTGAGAATATGGGGAcggggatgaagaagtgcTGGGAGATGGTGAAGGGGGCATTGGAGGAGCCGTGA
- a CDS encoding sugar transporter domain-containing protein yields MAEKDESRPEPVIDHGSINGDHIDKSAIGNVTEVQGNTHFHETVSAAPLNPWSWTSIQLYCILLVAALNATSSGFDGSIFSSINAMTQYQNYFHHTELGSSTGIIFMIYTIGNMIGSLFTGLICDQFGRRAGMMTGSLFIMVGAIVQTAAKSDAYLLGGRFTLGFGVAIGTSSAPTYALELAPPQWRARVVGYYNTFFYTGSILATGVTYASAKNNSELAFRLPMGLQLIPPFFIFIGALLIPESPRWLTATGKKEQAAAILAKYHGGGDTNHPVVQLELREFEESIELQKASNLWDYWALVKDHNARWRFTMMSFMSFFAQLSGNSVLTYYLPSMYKILGIISVERRLLLSFANSIVSATGAVAGSATNDKIGRRTKLWVGSIVLAGLFGAVTGFSAKFEHGSAGISTAFSNAGVAMIFLFGCAYSFVYTPLTATYCAEVLANPTRAKGMGVHVIMSNCANLYNTYVTAVALEAINWRYYLIFVGLNLIYAFIWWFLGVETRGRTLEELDEVFNAKFPPRAALQKHIMVKRQDGHLAGLSDNSDLPEQV; encoded by the exons ATGGCGGAGAAGGACGAGTCGCGGCCAGAGCCGGTCATCGACCATGGCTCGATCAATGGCGATCACATTGACAAGTCGGCCATTGGAAACGTCACCGAGGTCCAGGGCAACACACACTTCCACGAGACAGTCTCTGCGGCGCCTCTGAATCCCTGGTCGTGGACGAGCATTCAGCTCTACTGTATCCTCCTCGTGGCGGCGTTGAACGCGACATCATCTGGTTTCGATGGT TCCATCTTCAGCTCCATCAACGCCATGACTCAATACCAGAACTACTTTCATCACACGGAGCTCGGCTCTTCTACTGGAAT CATCTTCATGATTTACACCATCGGTAATATGATCGGCTCTCTCTTCACCGGTCTTATTTGCGACCAGTTTGGCCGTCGCGCGGGTATGATGACCGGTTCTCTGTTCATCATGGTGGGTGCCATCGTCCAGACGGCCGCCAAGTCTGATGCCTACCTCCTCGGAGGTCGTTTTACCCTCGGATTCGGTGTTGCCATCGGAACCTCGTCTGCGCCTACATACGCTCTTGAGCTGGCTCCGCCCCAATGGCGAGCCCGAGTAGTCGGTTATTACAACACCT TCTTCTACACCGGTTCTATTCTCGCCACCGGAGTCACATATGCCTCTGCCAAGAACAACAGCGAACTGGCCTTCCGTCTCCCCATGGGTCTCCAGCTCATTCCCCcgttcttcatcttcatcggcgCACTTCTTATCCCCGAATCTCCTCGATGGCTCACCGCGACGGGTAAGAaggaacaagctgctgcaatcCTGGCCAAGTATCACGGAGGCGGTGACACCAACCACCCCGTGGTCCAGCTCGAGCTACGCGAATTCGAGGAATCGATCGAGCTGCAGAAGGCATCCAACCTTTGGGACTACTGGGCGCTGGTCAAGGACCACAACGCCCGCTGGCGATTCACCATGATGTCCTTCATGTCCTTCTTCGCTCAGCTGTCCGGAAACTCCGTTTTGACTTACTACCTCCCTTCCATGTACAAGATTCTCGGCATCATCTCCGTTGAGCGCCGACTGCTCCTCTCCTTTGCCAACTCTATTGTTTCTGCTAccggtgctgttgctggatCTGCTACCAACGACAAGATTGGTCGTCGTACCAAGCTCTGGGTTGGAAGCATCGTCCTTGCTGGCCTGTTTGGTGCCGTCACTGGATTTTCCGCCAAGTTTGAGCACGGCTCGGCAGGCATCAGCACGGCCTTTAGCAACGCTGGTGTCGCCATG ATCTTCCTCTTCGGCTGTGCCTACTCCTTCGTGTACACTCCCCTGACTGCCACTTACTGCGCTGAAGTTTTGGCCAATCCTACCCGTGCCAAGGGTATGGGAGTT CACGTCATCATGTCCAACTGCGCCAACCTCTACAACACCTACGTGACTGCCGTTGCTCTCGAAGCCATCAACTGGCGCTACTACCTCATCTTTGTCGGCCTTAACCTCATCTATGCCTTCATTTGGTGGTTCCTCGGTGTTGAGACCCGTGGCCGCACTCTTGAGGAGTTGGACGAAGTCTTCAACGCCAAGTTCCCGCCGCGTGCTGCTCTGCAGAAGCACATCATGGTCAAGAGACAGGATGGCCACCTTGCTGGTCTGAGCGACAACAGCGATCTTCCTGAACAAGTTTAA
- a CDS encoding major facilitator superfamily domain-containing protein encodes MGRLSERGAWPWRSSEGLVTFAVAFAVFTDGLVYDLVIPFLPELFTGRLKTPPEDVDNWAALSLESFGMALLITNWIAGYIADGNVSKSRPFLAGIGIMLIATLLFFLSVDPYLIIFARALQGASEALVWVSGIAFLVSQVDEANLGVCMGYTTLGATIGELIGPLLGGYLYEKLGHWAVFGVVEVVIAGDIVLRLLVKEKEPESQQQSLVDAVKGLSDTDALLGSSVAVSHGTIDNIASTDLEQGGDDDRSALSGTTECDDDVSALRTLGWNWLSSVIGAAIACVVRSALEATIPIYVLRHFGWTSSAGGGVMFALLLPMVGGPLVGKYTTLNGPRWFSTVASLACGVFMVTLGFLTGDDPTTQILFVVNIGFIGLCISLGTTTQTTAISAAAQRAETLRSRIRASGVELSWELKMLTPGMMLSGLSTAWALGLFLGPACGSFFHFSTNQEWLHLCSFLGVLCVITGIYCSFTWKKWR; translated from the exons ATGGGCCGTCTATCAGAAAGAGgagcatggccatggcgctcGTCGGAGGGGTTGGTGACCTTTGCGGTCGCATTTGCAGTGTTTACA GACGGATTGGTGTATGATCTGGTTATACCGTTTTTACCGGAGCTCTTCACGGGTCGGCTGAAGACGCCTCCAGAAGATG TTGACAATTGGGCTGCGTTATCTCTCGAGTCTTTCGGAATGGCACTGCTTATCACCAACT GGATTGCTGGATACATTGCCGATGGGAACGTCTCAAAAAGCCGTCCGTTTCTTGCTGGCATCGGTATTATGCTTATCGCCactctgctcttctttctcagtGTAGATCCAtacctcatcatcttcgctCGTGCTCTGCAAGGAGCTTCCGAGGCCCTCGTATGGGTGTCTGGCATCGCTTTTCTAGTCTCGCAGGTGGACGAGGCTAATTTAGGAGTGTGTATGGGTTACACGACGTTGGGTGCTACAATCGGCGAGCTCATTGGGCCTCTACTCGGGGGCTACCTATATGAAAAGCTGGGACACTGGGCTGTCTTTGGTGTAGTAGAGGTAGTGATTGCAGGCGACATTGTTCTTCGACTCCTagtcaaagaaaaagaaccgGAATCACAGCAGCAAAGCCTGGTGGACGCAGTAAAGGGACTTTCTGATACAGATGCTTTGCTGGGCAGCTCGGTGGCGGTATCTCACGGAACTATAGATAACATTGCATCGACAGATTTGGAGCAAGGGGGGGATGACGATCGATCGGCACTCTCTGGTACGACCGAAtgcgatgatgatgtatcAGCATTGAGGACTCTGGGATGGAACTGGCTCTCCAGCGTCATCGGTGCCGCCATTGCATGCGTTGTTAGGTCAGCTTTGGAAGCT ACCATCCCAATCTACGTTCTTCGACATTTTGGCTGGACTTCGTCTGCCGGTGGCGGCGTCATGTTCGCATTGCTTTTGCCCATGGTGGGCGGCCCATTGGTTGGTAAATATACCACCTTGAACGGTCCTCGATGGTTTAGCACCGTAGCATCGCTCGCATGCGGTGTCTTCATGGTCACTCTAGGCTTTCTCACCGGAGATGATCCCACCACTCAGATCCTCTTTGTGGTGAATATCGGGTTCATTGGCCTCTGCATTTCTCTCGGCACAACGACTCAAACAACCGCCATTTCTGCAGCTGCACAGAGAGCCGAGACTCTAAGAAGCCGAATCCGAGCCAGCGGTGTGGAACTAAGTTGGGAGTTGAAAATGCTGACTCCCGGTATGATGCTGAGCGGCCTTAGTACGGCCTGGGCCTTgggccttttccttggtcCTGCTTGTGGAAGTTTTTTCCACTTTAGCACAAACCAGGAGTGGCTGCATCTGTGCAGTTTCTTGGGGGTCTTGTGCGTCATCACGGGCATCTATTGCTCCTTTACGTGGAAGAAGTGGCGGTAA
- a CDS encoding l-lysine 6-monooxygenase (NADPH-requiring) domain-containing protein, translated as MAEVEDEVYDVIIVGAGPCGLSTASRLREHTPAALFTDEEHRRFHWIGKYGKNVNLKHVKSGKISQSCHCRPEYKMLVLDATDNKWLGRWNHLFKMYDISHLRSPMLWHVDPLDRDALLAHAYHHQRENELVEIRNCVGKEISKHASKKMAKGRVCGGKQEARISINLRERNDYYTPSQALFRDHCMDVAGRYNLGEQLIRKETLQDIDYGEVRGVSVDGAKLFTVTTDATRHYYAKTVVLAVGPANTPKIPPLPSAPLTASGVPPQACHSMQIKEFPDLIVKSRIAAGRSTNVLIIGGGLTSAQLAVLALKRGVTKIWHLMRGPMRVKHFDVDLSWMGKYKNAEQARFWTADSDIERLQIIKEARGGGSLTPTYHKKVKKYIASGHIELRTNTNLVDAELKEIDGSRFWSIKTEPPIAEVPLFDYIYFATGIQTDFACLPYLQTMLQKYPIHGHGGFPCISEDLMWKDGVPLFLAGRLGALQLGPAAPNIGGAKIAAERVAWAIEDIIKLNGSQEGHNQDSSELASYLSGHGNMYGILQDEPN; from the exons atggctgaagTGGAAGACGAAGTATACGATGTCATCATTGTCGGTGCCGGTCCCTGTGGCCTCTCCACGGCCTCTCGTCTCCGTGAACACACTCCGGCCGCCCTCTTCACGGACGAAGAACACCGCCGTTTCCATTGGATCGGCAAATACGGAAAGAACGTCAACCTTAAACATGTAAAAAGCGGCAAAATATCCCAAAGCTGCCACTGTCGACCCGAGTACAAGATGCTCGTCTTGGACGCCACGGATAACAAGTGGTTGGGCCGATGGAATCATCTTTTCAAGATGTACGACATTTCGCATTTGCGCAGCCCGATGCTCTGGCACGTGGATCCCCTCGATAGAGATGCGCTTCTCGCGCATgcatatcatcatcagcgaGAGAATGAGCTGGTCGAGATCCGCAATTGTGTCGGCAAGGAGATAAGCAAACACGCAAGTAAAAAGATGGCCAAGGGCCGAGTTTGCGGTGGCAA acaagaagcaaggaTTTCCATCAACCTTAGAGAACGAAACGACTACTACACACCATCTCAAGCCCTCTTTCGTGATCATTGCATGGATGTGGCCGGACGATACAATCTTGGAGAGCAGCTCATTCGCAAGGAGACACTACAAGACATCGACTACGGTGAAGTTCGAGGCGTTTCAGTAGACGGTGCAAAACTGTTTACTGTCACTACAGACGCAACTCGACACTATTACGCCAAAACCGTTGTCCTCGCCGTCGGCCCTGCAAATACCCCCAAAATCCCTCCTCTCCCATCAGCTCCTCTCACAGCTAGCGGTGTGCCTCCTCAAGCATGCCACAGTATGCAAATCAAAGAATTCCCCGACCTCATTGTCAAATCGCGCATCGCCGCCGGCCGCTCTACGAATGTTCTCATCATTGGCGGCGGCCTTACTTCCGCCCAGCTCGCCGTTCTCGCCCTGAAAAGGGGTGTCACCAAGATATGGCACCTCATGCGAGGTCCCATGCGCGTCAAGCATTTTGACGTCGATCTTTCATGGATGGGCAAATACAAAAACGCCGAGCAAGCGCGTTTCTGGACCGCAGACTCGGATATTGAACGTCTCCAGATTATAAAGGAGGcccgcggcggcggcagtctCACACCTACTTACCACAAGAAAGTGAAGAAATACATTGCATCCGGCCATATCGAGCTTCGCACCAATACAAACTTGGTGGACGCGGAGCTGAAAGAAATAGACGGATCCCGTTTCTGGTCCATCAAGACAGAGCCGCCTATTGCGGAGGTGCCTCTTTTTGACTACATATACTTTGCTACAGGAATCCAGACGGATTTTGCGTGCCTACCATACCTGCAAACCATGCTACAAAAGTATCCCATTCATGGGCATGGCGGATTCCCTTGCATCAGCGAGGATCTTATGTGGAAAGACGGCGTGCCTCTATTCTTGGCCGGACGGTTGggagctcttcagcttgggcCGGCAGCACCGAACATTGGAGGGGCCAAAATCGCCGCAGAGAGAGTAGCATGGGCCATTGAagatatcatcaagctgAATGGATCGCAAGAAGGGCATAATCAGGATAGTAGCGAGCTGGCGAGCTATCTCTCAGGCCATGGAAATATGTACGGCATTCTACAAGATGAGCCGAACTAG
- a CDS encoding enoyl-(Acyl carrier protein) reductase domain-containing protein: MRLNLPTGAAAEFPVLQSSLDQRPDCGETSYKGAGRLQGLNALITGGDSGIGRAIVIAYLREGANVAINYMKEEESDAQDLADFLAKEGLSFERIPGNLLNETFCTWLVNEAHRRLGGLDILVNHAGVSGYTQGPNWRPIANESTEQFDQVFRTNVYASFFLTRAAVPLLPRGGNVVFTASTVAIEPNAGALAYGASKAAIVMMVRNLAQQLAEDGIRVNGVAPGFTYTPFLAAGGFTTESVKQISEGTFFRRPAQPAELAPLYVSVVDASSSYVSGEIYGNSGATLGF; encoded by the exons ATGCGCCTCAATTTGCCgactggtgctgctgctgaattCCCTGTTCTTCAGTCTAGCCTTGATCAACGCCCAGACTGCGGCGAGACGTCTTACAAAGGAGCCGGACGACTCCAGGGTCTCAATGCTTTGATCACGGGAGGGGACTCTGGTATCGGAAGAGCTATTGTAATTGCATACCTTCGTGAGGGAGCCAACGTTGCTATCAACTAtatgaaggaagaggagtCTGATGCACAAGACCTCGCTGATTTTCTTGCCAAAGAGGGATTGTCTTTTGAACGCATTCCTGGAAACTTGCTGAATGAGACATTTTGCACCTGGCTTGTCAATGAGGCCCATCGCCGCCTTGGTGGTCTCGATATTCTGGTCAATCATGCTGG AGTCTCTGGCTATACTCAAGGTCCCAATTGGCGTCCTATTGCCAATGAGTCAACAGAGCAGTTTGACCAGGTATTTCGCACCAACGTTTATGCTAGCTTTTTCTTGACGAGAGCTGCCGTGCCTCTGCTTCCCCGCGGTGGCAATGTGGTCTTCACTGCCTCTACTGTTGCCATAGAGCCAAATGCTGGAGCGCTTGCCTACGGAGCAAGTAAAGCGGCCATCGTCATGATGGTCCGTAACTTGgcccagcagcttgctgaGGATGGAATCCGGGTCAATGGTGTTGCTCCCGGCTTCACCTATACCCCTTTCTTAGCTGCCGGGGGGTTCACTACTGAGTCTGTGAAGCAAATATCTGAGGGCACTTTCTTTAGACGGCCTGCTCAGCCTGCGGAACTTGCACCGCTGTATGTGAGTGTCGTTGATGCATCGTCCTCGTATGTAAGCGGGGAGATTTACGGGAACAGCGGAGCGACACTCGGCTTTTAG